The following proteins are encoded in a genomic region of Planococcus lenghuensis:
- a CDS encoding YjfB family protein, whose amino-acid sequence MDIAALSMTLSQVNVRQEANVSVMKKVMDQAESNGQGVIKMLQESNTKAMELSVQPHIGSNIDSRG is encoded by the coding sequence ATGGATATTGCTGCATTATCAATGACGTTAAGCCAAGTAAATGTCCGGCAGGAAGCAAATGTGTCAGTTATGAAAAAAGTGATGGATCAGGCAGAATCGAATGGGCAAGGCGTTATCAAGATGCTCCAAGAGTCCAATACAAAAGCGATGGAGCTATCTGTGCAGCCGCATATCGGAAGCAACATAGATAGCAGAGGCTAA
- a CDS encoding flagellin N-terminal helical domain-containing protein gives MRINHNIAALHTYNRLSNASKQTMNSAEKLASGLRINQAKDDAAGLAISEKMRGQIRGLAQAERNVKDGISLLQTAESGLAKVSNPHLQRLRELAVQAANGTLTNTDRVQIQAEVGQIKKSINDIANNTEFNSIKLLNVGKSEPVKVAKEIEVTVQPGEQLVAGYINVLPSNTEPLTVEAMFGTISGAEWPDMNIISPTGHEFGYSGTMGGSSTQTIGATDSASSATYNGYAASNEAMTFNDPIEGIWQVEIRNTGGISSSTFSLKSNLGIQLTSQSVTSADEDENSLTFQVGANTEDHMKVELTDVRTVALGIDELEFTSQTKAEKAISIIDEALAKVTEERSKFGAYQNALEHTENNIGNTMMNLTAAESRIRDTDIAKELTERTKHSILVQSAQAMLVHANQQPQAVLQLLRQ, from the coding sequence ATGCGTATAAATCATAACATCGCAGCATTACATACATATAATCGGCTTTCCAACGCTTCCAAACAGACTATGAATTCCGCTGAAAAGCTAGCGAGCGGTTTGCGGATCAATCAGGCTAAAGACGATGCAGCCGGATTAGCCATATCTGAAAAAATGCGGGGACAAATCCGCGGATTGGCACAGGCTGAGCGAAACGTGAAAGATGGGATTTCCCTCCTTCAGACTGCAGAAAGCGGACTGGCAAAGGTAAGTAACCCTCATCTTCAGCGTTTGAGGGAATTGGCTGTTCAAGCAGCAAACGGAACTTTAACCAATACGGATAGAGTGCAAATCCAAGCAGAAGTTGGTCAAATAAAGAAAAGTATTAACGACATAGCAAATAACACGGAATTCAATAGTATTAAACTGCTTAATGTGGGGAAATCAGAGCCGGTGAAAGTGGCGAAAGAGATTGAAGTGACTGTTCAGCCTGGAGAACAATTAGTCGCCGGCTATATTAATGTATTGCCATCAAATACTGAGCCATTAACAGTGGAAGCCATGTTCGGAACTATTTCCGGGGCGGAATGGCCGGATATGAATATTATTTCACCTACAGGACACGAATTCGGATACAGCGGCACAATGGGAGGCAGTAGTACTCAAACAATTGGTGCAACTGATTCGGCATCTTCTGCAACGTATAACGGATATGCGGCTTCGAATGAGGCTATGACCTTTAATGATCCGATTGAAGGTATATGGCAAGTGGAAATCAGAAACACTGGAGGTATAAGCTCTTCCACATTCAGTTTAAAATCGAATCTGGGAATTCAATTGACTTCACAATCGGTAACTTCCGCTGATGAAGATGAAAACAGTTTAACATTCCAAGTGGGTGCAAATACAGAAGACCATATGAAAGTGGAACTCACTGATGTTCGGACAGTTGCTTTGGGAATTGACGAACTAGAATTCACGTCGCAAACAAAGGCAGAAAAAGCCATTTCAATAATAGATGAAGCATTGGCGAAAGTGACTGAAGAACGATCTAAGTTCGGTGCTTATCAAAATGCATTGGAACATACCGAGAACAATATTGGCAACACAATGATGAATCTGACTGCAGCGGAATCTCGTATCCGGGATACAGATATAGCTAAAGAGTTGACTGAACGAACAAAGCACTCAATTCTTGTCCAGTCAGCACAGGCGATGCTGGTGCATGCCAATCAGCAACCGCAGGCTGTGCTTCAATTACTACGGCAATGA
- a CDS encoding flagellin, which produces MKVNVRTMAKEMMNQTKNSILAQAAQAMLAQSNQLPQAVLQLLR; this is translated from the coding sequence ATGAAAGTAAATGTTCGCACGATGGCGAAAGAAATGATGAACCAGACTAAGAACTCGATTCTTGCACAAGCAGCACAAGCAATGTTGGCTCAATCCAATCAACTACCTCAAGCAGTTTTACAGCTGTTGAGATAA
- a CDS encoding flagellin N-terminal helical domain-containing protein produces the protein MIINHNITALNTHRQLSSATNAQSNSMEKLSSGLRINKASDDAAGLSISEKMRGQIRGLEQASANAQDGISLMQTAEGALNETHDILQRMRELAVQSANDTNTDTDRKELQKEVNELASEISRIGNNTEFNTKTLLDGKFTGTFHIGANEGQNLTLSVNDMRSEALQVGTEYTSSNTAGTLIGSDGTTVVATWKAAVADNTTTVDVDETAAAGYYGGDGTGALLIETDAKLADGVKGTLGIDISSQTAADGAITTINNAIETVSSERSKLGANQNRLDHTINNLGTSAENLTAAESRIRDVDYAKAA, from the coding sequence ATGATTATCAATCACAACATCACAGCTTTGAACACGCACCGTCAGTTGAGCAGTGCAACTAACGCTCAGTCAAACAGCATGGAGAAATTGTCTTCTGGTCTTCGGATCAACAAAGCGTCAGACGATGCAGCTGGACTCTCAATCTCTGAAAAAATGCGCGGACAGATTCGCGGGTTGGAGCAAGCTTCAGCAAATGCGCAAGACGGCATTTCGTTAATGCAGACAGCTGAAGGCGCATTGAACGAGACTCACGATATCCTGCAGCGTATGCGTGAATTGGCTGTTCAATCTGCCAACGATACAAACACAGACACTGATCGTAAGGAACTTCAAAAGGAAGTAAATGAACTTGCGTCAGAAATCTCTAGAATTGGCAATAATACTGAGTTCAACACAAAAACATTGCTAGATGGCAAATTTACTGGAACTTTCCATATCGGTGCAAATGAAGGTCAAAACCTTACTTTGTCTGTAAATGATATGCGTTCTGAAGCACTTCAAGTAGGTACAGAGTACACCTCAAGTAATACTGCTGGGACACTTATTGGAAGTGATGGTACAACTGTAGTTGCAACTTGGAAAGCTGCTGTGGCGGATAATACAACAACTGTTGATGTCGATGAAACAGCAGCGGCAGGTTACTATGGAGGGGATGGTACTGGAGCCCTTCTTATAGAGACTGACGCAAAGCTAGCTGATGGTGTCAAGGGAACTCTTGGTATTGATATTTCATCACAAACAGCTGCTGACGGTGCAATTACAACAATTAACAACGCAATCGAAACAGTTTCTTCTGAACGATCTAAACTTGGTGCGAACCAAAACCGTTTAGATCACACAATCAACAATCTTGGAACATCTGCTGAAAACTTAACGGCAGCGGAATCACGCATTCGCGACGTTGATTATGCCAAAGCCGCGTAA
- the csrA gene encoding carbon storage regulator CsrA, translating to MLVLGRKKGESIIIDDDIEITVTAVDGDTIKLGITAPQHITVHRKEVYLEIQEENRRATSNVINLSDFLSLRNK from the coding sequence ATGCTTGTGTTGGGAAGAAAAAAAGGTGAATCGATTATCATTGATGATGATATCGAAATCACCGTCACCGCTGTTGATGGGGATACAATTAAACTCGGAATCACCGCCCCACAACATATCACCGTGCACCGGAAAGAAGTGTATTTGGAGATTCAGGAAGAAAACAGGCGGGCGACATCGAATGTTATTAACTTGAGTGATTTCTTAAGCTTGCGGAATAAGTGA